A genome region from Triticum aestivum cultivar Chinese Spring chromosome 2B, IWGSC CS RefSeq v2.1, whole genome shotgun sequence includes the following:
- the LOC123044522 gene encoding probable protein phosphatase 2C 64: MGNCAARGDTAVTAAGAGGEDVKRRRRRWKAPREDQLGTVPGRIFSNDGRSRTASVFTQQGRKGINQDAMLIWDGFGGEEDGVLCGVFDGHGPHGHLVARRVRDSLPLRLMSAARASPKSGLDMPAAAWRKAFTRTYKAMDKDLRSHPALDSFCSGSTAVTVLKLGTDLYMANIGDSRAVLGSRDAAAGGVAAVQLTVDLKPDVPSEAERIKKCRGRVFALQDEPEVPRVWLPFDDAPGLAMARAFGDFCLKDYGVISVPEFFHWPLTDKDQFVILASDGVWDVLSNQEAVDIVSSSPSRSKAARTLVEAANREWKTKYPTSRTDDCAVVCLYLDGKMDHERDSTASMDNISIEDDSVADPNEAQEQQEPALTRNFTVRTVPGSAQEKALAGADAKVSGGADDHNWSGLDGVTRVNSLVQLPRFSEEKAIS; this comes from the exons ATGGGGAACTGCGCGGCGAGGGGGGACACGGCGGTCACggcggccggcgcgggcggcgaggacgtgaagaggcggcggaggaggtggaAGGCGCCGCGGGAGGACCAGCTGGGGACGGTCCCCGGGCGGATCTTCTCCAACGACGGCCGCAGCCGCACCGCCTCCGTCTTCACGCAGCAGGGCCGCAAGGGGATCAACCAGGACGCCATGCTCATCTGGGAT GGGttcggcggggaggaggacggcgTGCTGTGCGGGGTGTTCGACGGCCACGGGCCGCACGGCCACCTGGTGGCGCGCAGGGTGCGCGACTCGCTGCCGCTCAGGCTCATGTCCGCCGCGCGCGCCTCGCCCAAGAGCGGGCTGGACATGCCGGCCGCCGCCTGGAGGAAGGCCTTCACGCGCACCTACAAGGCCATGGACAAGGACCTCCGCTCCCACCCCGCCCTCGACAGCTTCTGCAGCGGCAGCACCGCCGTCACCGTCCTCAAGCTC GGCACGGACCTTTACATGGCCAACATCGGGGACTCGCGCGCCGTCCTAGGCTCCAGagacgccgccgccggcggcgtggCGGCCGTGCAGCTCACCGTTGACCTCAAGCCCGACGTCCCCA GCGAGGCGGAGCGGATCAAGAAGTGCAGGGGCAGGGTGTTCGCGCTGCAGGACGAGCCGGAGGTGCCGAGGGTGTGGCTTCCATTTGACGACGCGCCGGGCCTGGCCATGGCGCGGGCGTTCGGGGACTTCtgcctcaaggactacggcgtcatcTCGGTGCCGGAGTTCTTCCACTGGCCTCTCACGGACAAGGACCAGTTCGTCATCCTCGCATCCGACGGG GTCTGGGATGTCCTAAGCAACCAAGAGGCTGTCGACATAGTGTCCTCGTCCCCAAGTCGGTCAAAGGCGGCAAGGACTCTTGTCGAGGCAGCTAACCGTGAATGGAAAACCAAGTATCCAACATCCAGGACCGACGACTGCGCGGTCGTTTGCTTATATTTGGATGGCAAAATGGACCATGAGCGTGATTCGACCGCGTCCATGGATAACATCAGCATTGAGGATGATTCAGTCGCTGACCCTAACGAAGCGCAGGAGCAACAGGAGCCCGCCTTAACTCGCAATTTCACAGTTAGGACAGTTCCGGGGAGTGCTCAGGAGAAAGCCTTGGCGGGCGCAGACGCCAAGGTTTCTGGTGGAGCCGATGATCACAACTGGTCAGGCCTCGATGGGGTGACACGGGTGAACTCGCTCGTTCAGCTTCCCAGGTTCTCCGAGGAGAAGGCGATCAGTTGA